From one Cupriavidus sp. P-10 genomic stretch:
- a CDS encoding LysR family transcriptional regulator, whose product MKTIDWKDWEVFCRVVEGGGFTQGAELAQVPKSSASAAVARLEGQLGTRLFERTTRRVRVTERGQQLYDRVAPLFAELHEISAEAASGSAEVSGVLRISTPYEVGSQHLSETLTRVLRAHPGLRVQVDVSWDQPDLVRHGYDLAFVMTNTGLHDTSFASKRVVLIERGFYAAPGLIRARGLPRTPQDLHGWPTLGNADDKHWEFLRDGVEIARVDVEPRMSTHNAELRLKAAIDGLGVTRLSPRFVQDQLEQGQLVRVLPAYASSPLKVYVLMPARKLMPASVRVFLDVLEQTVGVPETRRPPARKRETLAP is encoded by the coding sequence ATGAAGACAATCGACTGGAAAGACTGGGAAGTCTTCTGCCGCGTGGTGGAAGGCGGCGGCTTTACCCAGGGCGCCGAACTGGCGCAGGTGCCCAAGTCATCCGCCAGCGCAGCCGTGGCGCGGCTGGAAGGCCAGCTCGGCACGCGGCTGTTCGAGCGCACCACGCGCCGGGTGCGCGTCACCGAGCGCGGCCAGCAACTGTATGACCGGGTCGCGCCGCTGTTTGCCGAGCTGCATGAGATCAGTGCCGAAGCCGCCTCGGGCAGCGCCGAGGTCAGCGGCGTGCTGCGCATCTCCACCCCGTATGAAGTCGGCTCGCAGCACCTGTCGGAAACGCTGACGCGGGTGTTGCGTGCGCACCCCGGCCTGCGCGTGCAGGTCGATGTCAGCTGGGACCAGCCCGACCTGGTCCGTCATGGCTACGACCTGGCCTTCGTCATGACCAACACTGGGCTGCACGACACCTCGTTCGCCAGCAAGCGCGTGGTGCTGATCGAGCGCGGCTTCTACGCCGCGCCGGGGCTGATCCGCGCGCGCGGGCTGCCACGCACGCCGCAGGACCTGCACGGCTGGCCCACGCTGGGCAACGCGGATGACAAGCACTGGGAATTCTTGCGCGACGGCGTCGAGATCGCGCGCGTGGACGTGGAGCCACGCATGAGTACCCACAACGCCGAGCTGCGGCTGAAGGCGGCCATCGACGGGCTGGGGGTGACGCGGCTGTCGCCGCGCTTTGTGCAGGATCAGCTGGAGCAGGGCCAGCTGGTGCGGGTGCTGCCGGCCTATGCCTCGTCGCCGCTCAAGGTCTACGTGCTGATGCCGGCGCGCAAGCTGATGCCGGCCAGCGTGCGCGTGTTCCTGGACGTGCTGGAGCAGACCGTCGGCGTGCCCGAGACGCGGCGCCCGCCGGCGCGCAAGCGGGAAACGCTGGCGCCGTAG